GACGTTAACCTATGATGTGTATTAGTGTATTATTGGTGTAATTTCATTTTGTGTGTTATTCGTTTGGGGACAAACGTGTTTAAGTGGGGGGAGTGTGACGAATTCTTATagttgtgtatttattttatgtcttAGCTGTGTATTTCCTCTATTCAGAACgcgatttatgttttattctatgtctATGTTAAGTTACAGAGCGTGAGTTAATTGCTATTACCGCATTCCTTCGTTTACGCATTCCTTCGTTTACCGCATTCCTTCGTTTTACATTATTGGCACATTCCTGTATTTTGCGTGCTGCTGTTGATTGGTTAATTGCGTGGGCGTGACGTTgcattttatagtttaagaATAAAGTGAGTTGCTTGTGGTTGAGAGTTCGTGAGCGGTCTTACTTTTGTCTAAAGAAGAAAACGCTACAGTATTTACCAAACAGCCAATGCTGCgggtaattattaaaaaaatatatatatataacaatataataaaatctTACCAatgccataacaattcaattgatcATCTGCATTTCCACCATCAGCTGCTGTTTTCACACCTTCCATGTTTGCTCTTACAGTTCtgtgtttaaacagttatggttaaatgaaaaaaaatatatatatatataacacctTAAATTCATGCTTTTCAAAGCATTAGCATCTGCACTTGTTAGATCACCAGGATATTTAAGACCTTGAACCTTACAACCAACATCTTCCCAGATTGTAatgagacaatcaatagagtgaggtccatgatatgaatcacaattctcaggataaactgaaacaaaatacattagcCAATAGCAATGTTAGaaataatgtacaaaccaattccataacatttcAATCCTCTATCTTTATCTCCACTATCAGCTTCAATTCccgtagttttaaaattaatgccaACATCACTGTAAAGatggaaaataaagttaaactataTACCAGTAATTAACTAACAAGGACATACTCCAATGAAAGCAAATCCAGCGCTTCTTTTTCAGCTGTGTTTAGTTTAATTGGGGCatttgttccttcacttaaacaaccatTCGATTCCCATATAGTTgtaaggcattccacactgtgtggtccgttATGAGAGCCACAACCATTTGGAAATGCTACAAAATAGAATGGTTATTAAATTACggcaaatcagaaataaaacatggttttaaagttttcattaTCATTTTACTAAAAAGGATGCAAAATGAATAAAGATTTATCATACCAGTTGGATGCttaccaataaaaaataaatacaacacagCCAATGTTAAaggtaattattaaatataaatgcatcaaatattattataaaaaaaatttaccaatgccataacaattcaattgattaTCTGCATCTCCaccatcagctgctgatttcacaCTTTCCATGTTTGCTCTTACATTTCTGTGATTAAACAATTAtgggtaaataaaaaagtttatcgAAACAAATCACCTTAAATCCATGTTTTTCAAAGCATCAGCATCTGCACTTGTTAGATCACCAGGATATTTAAGACCTTGAACCTTGCAACCCACGTCTTCCCAGATAGTTatgagacaatcaatagagtgaggtccatgatatgaatcacaattttcaggataaactgaaacaaaatacattagcCAATAGCAATGTTGTaaataatgtacaaaccaattccataacattccaatcctttatctttgtctccaccatcagcttcaaTTCGCGTAGTTTCGAAACTAATGCCAACATCACTGTAAAGAtggtaaataaagtttatactATATACGAGTAATTAACTAACACAGACATACTCCAATGAAAGCAAATCCAGCGCTTCTTTTTCAGCTGTGTTTAGTTTATCTGGAGCTTTCGctccttcacttaaacaaccattcgattcccagatagttgtaaggcattccacactgtgtggtccgttATGAGAGCCACAACCATTAGGAAAAGCTACAAAGTACATCAGTTACTAAGTTACAACAAATcgggaataaaaacattgttttttaagttttcattaccattttactaaaaaagatacaaaatgaataaatatttatcatacCAGTTGGATGCttcccaataaaaaaataaatacaacacagCCAATGTTAAAggtaattattaaacataaatgcatcaaatattattataaaaacttacctatgccataacaattcaattgattaTCTGCATCTCCaccatcagctgctgatttcacaCTTTCCATGTTTGCTCTTACATTTCTGTGATTAAACAATTAtgggtaaataaaaaagttcaagCAAACAAATCACCTTAAATCCATGTTTTTCAAAGCATCAGCATCTGCACTTGTTAGATCACCAGGATATTTAAGACCTTGAACCTTGCAACCAATGTCTTCCCAGATTGTTATAAGACAATCAATAGAGTGAGGTCCATGATATGaatcacaattttcaggataaactgaaacaaaatacattagcCAATAGCAATGATGTaaataatgtacaaaccaattccataacattccaatcctttatctttatctccaccatcagcttcaaTTCGCGTAGTTTCGAAACTAATGCCAACATCACTGTAAAGAtggtaaataaagtttatactATATACGAGTAATTAACTAACACAGACATACTCCAATGAAAGCAAATCCAGCGCTTCTTTTTCAGCTGTGTTTAGTTTATCTGGAGCTTTCGctccttcacttaaacaaccattcgattcccagatagttgtaaggcattccacactgtgtggtccgttATGAGAGCCACAACCATTAGGAAAAGCTACAAAGTACATCAGTTACTAAGTTACAACAAATcggaaataaaaacattgtttttaaattttcattacTATTTTCCTAAAAAGGATACAAAATGAATAAAGATTTATTATAACACTGATGTttcccaataaaaaaataaatacaacatataaggtaattattaaacataaaatatatcaaatattattataaaaacttacctATGCCATAACAATTAAACTGATTATCAGCATCTCCaccatcagctgctgatttcacaacttccatgtttgctcttacatttctgtgtttaaaatattatgggtaaacaaaaaagttcatGCATAAAAATCACCTTAAATCCATGTTTTTCAAAGCATGAGCATCTGCACTTGTTAGATCACCAGGATATTTAAGACCTTGAACCTTGCAACCAACGTCTTCCCAGATTGTTATAAGACAATCAATagagtgaggtccgtgatatgaatcacaattttcaggataaactgaaataaatctaattctaaaataaattacataaaagcATGCAATGAGTGTAGATTAACATCCTTTCCAGGAGCAaagacagttattataacacacgtgttctgtttcatacatcttctGTCTGTTTCGaattatcacgtatgtaactttggaagaaattatttttttgacttttttaatacaaggttgacaatttaaaaaaaattattgagtGTCAAGGGTTTTGCCCAACAACACAGATGCCCaaaatagtagcagcatcaagccttgaattTGTAACCTCCACAGTAGAGGTAGGTGCGTTAACTACTGCCCTATAGTGCCAGTCAATGCAGAAAACAAACCAagtccataacattccaaccctttatctttatcaccaccatcagcttcaaTTCGCAAAGTTTCAAAACTATGTCCAACATCACTGTacaaagcaacaaaacaagttaaaatatatgcaAGTGATAAACTAAAATGGTCTCACTCTAAATTAAGCAAGTCCAATGCTTCTTTTTCAGCTGTGTTGAGTTTatctggagcttttgttccttcacttaaacaaccttttgattcccaaatagttgtaaggcattccacactgtgtggtccattGTGAGAGTTGCAGGTACTCGGAAATGCTACACAGTATAGTGGTTATTTAGTAGCAGAAAGgcatgaaaatatatattcgaaacatttttaattcctGAAACAGAAGATGGATAAAGATTCAGTAAGCAAGATGCAAAGGCAAAACatgatttattaaacatttaaattgatTGGAATATACCAATTACCTTCttccccaaaaaaatatttacaaatctttttttttttttatattttttaagtatttcgaatccttttgtattcgaaactaattacgggattcggtattctgtttaatgacgccatcacacgtcatctcataaatattttaacaaattttgaatcttagcaatttaaaaaaaaaaattctgttttaataattttgaaaaaaaatatttttgtgtttgtgggactttcgagagtaaacgttttgcaactttttttcatagcctgctatacgtttcatgacgcaaaaactgcacaatagtacaatttttcatcattttacagctcatgatcccaCAAGGatgctatgaaagagtcaataaactgacttttgtgggtaaaattattttttccaataaatataaaaagatttgaaattctagattcggaattctagattcgaaataaagtattctaggatatcctagaatacctaattattctgtaatgtgcatccctaccaatgccataacaattcaattgatcATCTACATTTCCaccatcagctgctgatttcacaCCTTCCATGTTTGCTCTTACGTTTCTGCGTTACAACAATtatgagtaaaaaaaaaagtttatctaaaaatcaccttaaattcatgtttttcaAAGCATCTGCATCTGCACTTGTTAGATCACCAGGATATTTAAGACCTTGAACCTTACAACCAAcatcttcccagattgtgataAGACAATCAATGGAGTGAGGTCCAAGAAAAGAATTACAATTTCCAGgataatctaaaaaaacaattaatattaacttgtattatatgaaaaaaagaaaaataaatagatgtaacttatatatttttactgtaaaaaattttaaggaaaacaaagataaaaaataaaccccttaaaaacaataaaatagttGCGTACAAGGCATCTCAAAAATAAGCACAAGAtgcatgaaataaaacatccaATCTTATAATGGCTGTTGCCAGGCtacccaaaatattttttgcttagttaccatgtatctaactttgtgggtgattgtttttacaatttggacaacccaattaaggaccactgggttgaagaaattgtCACTAAATGCCTTGCCTCAGACGCGTACATTACTAGAAGCATAATCCTTCAACCGGTAACCTTAAATAGCCCCCAAACAACTATTCCTCAAAGCTAGGTTAACAACAGTAATGAAACAATGTAGAAAAGAATGTACAAACCGagtccataacattccaaccCTTTTTCTTTGTCACCACCATTAGCTTGTATTTGTATGCTTTCAAAATTGATTCCAACATCACTGTAAgaccaaaataaacattatactgTACACCAAGACAGAGCAAATACAAACTTACTCCAAATTAAGCAAATCCAAAGCTTCTTTCTCAGCAGAGTCTagtttaactggagctttgGTTCCTTCActcaaacaaccttttgattcccaGATGGTTGTAAGGCATTcaacactgtgtggtccatcATGAGAAGCACAATTATTGGGAAACACTACATTGTAATAAAGATGTGTAAATTA
This DNA window, taken from Ciona intestinalis unplaced genomic scaffold, KH HT000383.1, whole genome shotgun sequence, encodes the following:
- the LOC108950608 gene encoding uncharacterized protein LOC108950608, with protein sequence MEGVKSAAEAGNTNNQLDCYGTVFPENCASHDGPHSVECLTTIWESKGCLSEGTKAPDKLDSAEKEALDLLNLDDVGINFETIEVEARGGDKDKGLECYGIVYPENCDSYHGPHSINCLITIWEEVGCKFKGLRYPGDLTNADINTFKNMNLRNVNANMESVKSEADGGNADQQLNCYGIAIPNNCDSHNGPHSVECLTTIWESKGCLSEGAKAPDKLNTAEKEALGLLNLDDVGHKFGTLRIEADGGDKDKGLECYGIDYPENCDSYHGPHSIGCLTTIWNEVGCKVEGLRYPGVLTSADVDALKILSLRDVRSNMEGVKSAADNGNDNHQLNCYGTVFPNNCASHDGPHSVECLTTIWESKGCLSEGTKAPVKLDSAEKEALDLLNLDDVGINFESIQIQANGGDKEKGLECYGLDYPGNCNSFLGPHSIDCLITIWEDVGCKVQGLKYPGDLTSADADALKNMNLRNVRANMEGVKSAADGGNVDDQLNCYGIAFPSTCNSHNGPHSVECLTTIWESKGCLSEGTKAPDKLNTAEKEALDLLNLDDVGHSFETLRIEADGGDKDKGLECYGLVYPENCDSYHGPHSIDCLITIWEDVGCKVQGLKYPGDLTSADAHALKNMDLRNVRANMEVVKSAADGGDADNQFNCYGIAFPNGCGSHNGPHSVECLTTIWESNGCLSEGAKAPDKLNTAEKEALDLLSLDDVGISFETTRIEADGGDKDKGLECYGIVYPENCDSYHGPHSIDCLITIWEDIGCKVQGLKYPGDLTSADADALKNMDLRNVRANMESVKSAADGGDADNQLNCYGIAFPNGCGSHNGPHSVECLTTIWESNGCLSEGAKAPDKLNTAEKEALDLLSLDDVGISFETTRIEADGGDKDKGLECYGIVYPENCDSYHGPHSIDCLITIWEDVGCKVQGLKYPGDLTSADADALKNMDLRNVRANMESVKSAADGGDADNQLNCYGIAFPNGCGSHNGPHSVECLTTIWESNGCLSEGTNAPIKLNTAEKEALDLLSLDDVGINFKTTGIEADSGDKDRGLKCYGIVYPENCDSYHGPHSIDCLITIWEDVGCKVQGLKYPGDLTSADANALKSMNLRTVRANMEGVKTAADGGNADDQLNCYGIGKILLYCYIYIFF